One part of the Leclercia sp. LSNIH1 genome encodes these proteins:
- a CDS encoding heavy-metal-associated domain-containing protein: MKRLLISACLLLPLFAQAANQKVVLDVQGMTCSLCVISVNQALRETEGVVKAKASLKTRQTDVIVAEGFPVETLLQAVAKTGYTATLNHIEKL, encoded by the coding sequence ATGAAACGACTGTTGATAAGCGCGTGTCTGCTGCTTCCGCTGTTTGCTCAGGCGGCGAATCAAAAAGTGGTGCTGGATGTTCAGGGCATGACCTGTTCGCTGTGCGTCATTTCGGTTAACCAGGCGCTGCGGGAAACCGAAGGGGTAGTGAAAGCGAAAGCGTCATTAAAGACCCGACAAACCGACGTTATCGTCGCGGAAGGTTTCCCTGTCGAGACATTATTACAGGCGGTGGCGAAAACAGGTTATACGGCGACGCTCAATCATATTGAAAAGCTGTAA
- a CDS encoding mercuric transporter MerT family protein, translating into MSQPNNAKGAGLTLLTAAAAAVTAGLCCVGPLLYLLFGISAAGFAGLSQLEFLRLPMIVLSLGLMLRVFWRLYFSKRVWCTGRLTLGQMRLLFWLTLPVLLLVLFYPTVVTWVYEVME; encoded by the coding sequence ATGTCTCAACCGAACAACGCTAAGGGGGCAGGCCTTACCCTGCTGACGGCAGCCGCGGCTGCCGTTACCGCCGGGCTCTGCTGCGTCGGTCCGCTGCTCTACCTGCTCTTTGGCATCTCGGCGGCGGGGTTTGCCGGGCTCAGCCAGCTTGAGTTCCTGCGCCTGCCGATGATTGTGCTCTCCCTCGGGCTGATGCTGCGGGTGTTCTGGCGGCTCTATTTTTCAAAAAGGGTGTGGTGTACCGGGCGTTTAACCCTGGGGCAGATGCGTCTGCTGTTCTGGCTCACGCTGCCGGTGCTGCTGCTGGTGCTGTTCTACCCCACGGTGGTGACCTGGGTTTATGAGGTGATGGAATGA
- a CDS encoding transglutaminase-like domain-containing protein, whose amino-acid sequence MQRRQFLKNSVLLSAAGLVGPALASETVKTSLAPIAPVMRRRFVLSQTYKLVPPQGSSGVVKLWIPLPVDTAFQQMTGMAFTGNYQQAYVTTNNAYGAKTLFATWPKSEGDLLLQLDLEIETADWEPLKHDALKNWQAPEQIVYPLAVKPYLLPTTHTPVDGLVRETAQKITGGETDPLKKARLIYEWVSSHMERDNDVIGCGTGDVATILQSGKLSGKCTDISSVFVALARASGIPARELFGIRLGRANKLERYSASAFGKADSAGVADVSGGQHCRAEFYLAGYGWLPCDPADVTKMRLAEKKAHQDPDVQAVNAYLFGNWEMNWVGFNYGRDFELYPATEQGAVNNFGYPYAEVDGDPLNFYDPKVFTYHYVSTEQR is encoded by the coding sequence ATGCAGCGTCGACAATTTCTTAAAAATAGCGTTCTTCTTTCTGCCGCAGGTTTAGTAGGCCCGGCTCTCGCCAGCGAGACGGTAAAAACCAGCCTGGCGCCCATAGCGCCGGTGATGCGCCGCCGCTTTGTCTTGTCGCAAACCTATAAACTGGTGCCGCCGCAGGGCTCCAGCGGCGTCGTGAAGCTGTGGATCCCGCTTCCGGTGGATACTGCCTTTCAGCAGATGACCGGCATGGCGTTTACCGGCAACTATCAGCAGGCCTATGTCACCACCAACAACGCCTATGGTGCGAAAACTTTGTTCGCAACCTGGCCAAAAAGTGAAGGCGACCTGCTGCTTCAGCTCGATCTGGAGATCGAAACGGCGGACTGGGAGCCGCTGAAACATGACGCGCTGAAAAACTGGCAGGCACCGGAACAGATTGTTTATCCGCTGGCGGTGAAGCCATACCTGCTGCCAACAACGCACACACCGGTTGATGGCCTGGTGCGCGAAACGGCGCAAAAAATTACCGGCGGCGAAACCGATCCACTGAAGAAAGCGCGCCTCATTTACGAATGGGTCAGCAGCCATATGGAACGCGATAACGACGTCATTGGCTGTGGCACCGGCGACGTGGCGACCATTCTGCAAAGCGGCAAGCTCAGCGGCAAATGCACCGACATCAGCTCGGTGTTTGTGGCGCTGGCGCGCGCCAGCGGGATCCCGGCGCGGGAACTGTTCGGCATCCGTCTGGGCAGAGCCAACAAACTGGAGCGCTACTCCGCCAGCGCCTTCGGCAAAGCCGATAGCGCGGGCGTGGCCGATGTCAGCGGCGGACAGCACTGCCGCGCGGAGTTTTATCTGGCCGGTTACGGCTGGCTGCCGTGTGACCCGGCGGACGTCACCAAAATGCGTCTGGCGGAGAAAAAAGCCCATCAGGATCCCGATGTGCAGGCGGTGAATGCTTACCTCTTTGGCAACTGGGAGATGAACTGGGTGGGCTTCAACTATGGGCGCGATTTTGAGCTCTATCCGGCGACGGAGCAGGGGGCGGTAAATAACTTTGGCTACCCCTATGCCGAGGTGGACGGCGATCCACTCAATTTCTACGATCCAAAGGTGTTCACTTACCACTATGTCTCAACCGAACAACGCTAA
- a CDS encoding autoinducer 2 ABC transporter substrate-binding protein, giving the protein MSKMCLTKLLSAGLLGLMVFSTSAMAKEIEVVNISKIDGMPWFNRMGEGVTKAGSDLGIKASQVGPSSTDAPQQVKIIEDLIAKKVSAIGIVPNDADVLEPVFKKARDAGIVVLTNESPGQPSANWDVEIIDNEKFAADNVEEMAKAMGGKGGYVIYVGSLTVPQHNLWADLFVKYQKEHYPDMHEVTSRMPVAENIDDARRTTIDLMKAHPDLKGIVSFGSQGPIGAGRAVKEKRAKGKVFVYGMMIPSQAASLIKSGDIAMGITYDPASAGYAITAVADKVLKGEEISQGLEIPNLGKADVDTEKRIIKFHKVLRVTKENIDSLY; this is encoded by the coding sequence ATGAGTAAAATGTGCTTAACAAAATTACTGTCGGCTGGTTTGCTCGGATTGATGGTCTTTTCCACTTCCGCAATGGCGAAAGAAATTGAAGTGGTAAATATTTCAAAAATAGATGGCATGCCCTGGTTTAATCGTATGGGGGAAGGTGTTACCAAAGCCGGCAGCGATCTCGGTATTAAAGCCTCTCAGGTAGGCCCTTCCAGCACTGATGCCCCGCAGCAGGTAAAAATTATTGAAGACTTAATCGCGAAAAAAGTATCGGCGATCGGGATTGTCCCCAACGATGCCGATGTGCTCGAGCCGGTATTTAAAAAGGCGCGGGATGCTGGCATCGTGGTATTAACCAACGAATCTCCCGGACAACCGAGCGCCAACTGGGACGTTGAAATTATTGATAACGAAAAATTTGCCGCCGATAACGTTGAAGAGATGGCCAAAGCCATGGGCGGTAAAGGAGGCTATGTTATTTATGTCGGCAGTCTGACCGTGCCGCAACATAACCTGTGGGCGGACTTGTTCGTTAAATATCAGAAAGAGCACTACCCGGATATGCATGAAGTCACCAGCCGTATGCCGGTGGCCGAGAATATCGACGATGCCCGCCGGACGACCATCGACCTGATGAAAGCTCACCCCGACCTGAAAGGGATTGTCTCCTTTGGCTCTCAGGGACCCATTGGCGCGGGCCGCGCGGTGAAAGAGAAACGGGCGAAAGGCAAAGTGTTCGTTTACGGCATGATGATCCCCTCTCAGGCCGCTTCCCTGATTAAGAGCGGTGATATCGCCATGGGCATCACCTACGACCCTGCCTCTGCGGGTTACGCCATTACCGCCGTGGCCGACAAGGTTCTGAAGGGAGAAGAGATTAGTCAGGGTCTTGAGATCCCCAATCTCGGTAAAGCGGATGTGGATACCGAAAAACGCATCATCAAATTCCACAAAGTCCTGCGCGTGACGAAAGAAAATATCGACAGTCTGTATTAA
- a CDS encoding sugar ABC transporter ATP-binding protein codes for MEPFISLGHISKTFYGVKALDNIALTLFPGEVHCLAGQNGCGKSTLIKIISGVYKPDPGFQIVIDGKPRSHLSPIDSVKAGIQVIYQDLSLFPNLTVAENIAIHLHHHNLLVNKSEIHRIAARTVKSIEAELDLDANVESLPIAQRQIVAICRALAQEARLIIMDEPTASLTMQEVKGLLRVIGDLKKRNICVVFVSHRLDEVLSISDRISVLKNGTLVGTWPASDINNKKLAFLMTGKEFSYALLPPIEKLGDVALSVKNLTKHHQYKNISFQVHQGEILAITGLLGAGRTELCLSLFGLTQPDSGEIVLAGKAVRFASNRDAINAGIGYVSEDRMSTGLVMEQSINDNIISTVLRRLKTPFKLLDRAKADRVVADLVGQLSIKIGSVNLPVNTLSGGNAQRVAIAKWLAINPRVLILDSPTVGVDIANKAGIYQIISALSRQGIAVLMITDEIDEAYFNSHRILVMRKGEIVAELLPEKTSEAALAEVVNG; via the coding sequence ATGGAGCCGTTTATTTCACTGGGTCATATCAGCAAAACGTTCTACGGTGTGAAAGCGCTGGATAACATCGCCCTGACGCTATTTCCCGGGGAGGTTCACTGTCTGGCCGGGCAGAACGGATGCGGTAAATCGACGCTGATTAAAATTATTTCTGGCGTCTATAAACCCGATCCCGGCTTTCAGATCGTCATTGACGGTAAGCCCCGCTCCCACCTCTCCCCCATCGACTCGGTGAAAGCCGGAATACAGGTTATTTATCAGGATCTCTCCCTGTTCCCGAACCTCACCGTGGCGGAAAACATCGCGATCCACCTGCATCACCATAATCTGCTGGTGAATAAGAGCGAGATCCATCGCATCGCCGCGCGCACCGTCAAAAGCATTGAGGCGGAGCTGGATCTGGATGCCAATGTAGAATCCCTGCCCATTGCCCAGCGTCAGATTGTGGCGATCTGCCGGGCGCTGGCCCAGGAAGCCAGGCTGATTATTATGGATGAGCCCACCGCCTCTCTCACCATGCAGGAGGTAAAAGGACTGCTGCGGGTGATTGGCGATTTAAAGAAAAGAAACATTTGCGTCGTGTTTGTCAGCCACCGTCTGGATGAAGTGCTCTCTATTTCCGACCGTATCAGCGTGCTCAAAAATGGCACCCTGGTTGGCACCTGGCCTGCCAGCGACATCAATAATAAAAAACTCGCTTTCCTGATGACCGGTAAAGAGTTTTCGTATGCGTTATTACCGCCGATAGAAAAACTTGGCGACGTAGCGCTGAGCGTTAAGAACCTCACTAAGCATCACCAATACAAGAACATCTCATTTCAGGTGCATCAGGGTGAGATCCTCGCCATTACCGGATTACTCGGTGCGGGCAGAACAGAGCTTTGCCTGAGCCTGTTTGGGCTCACGCAGCCTGACTCCGGGGAGATAGTGCTGGCAGGCAAAGCGGTGCGCTTCGCCAGCAACCGGGATGCGATCAATGCCGGGATTGGCTATGTCTCTGAAGACCGGATGAGTACCGGCCTGGTGATGGAACAGTCCATCAACGACAACATTATCTCTACCGTGCTTCGACGGCTGAAAACCCCCTTTAAATTGTTAGACAGAGCCAAAGCGGACCGCGTTGTCGCCGATTTAGTCGGGCAGCTGAGCATTAAAATTGGCAGCGTCAATCTGCCGGTCAATACCCTCTCCGGGGGCAACGCCCAGCGTGTGGCGATAGCCAAATGGCTGGCGATCAATCCCAGGGTGCTGATCCTCGACTCCCCCACTGTCGGGGTGGACATTGCCAATAAAGCGGGGATCTATCAAATCATCTCTGCCCTGTCGCGCCAGGGGATCGCGGTGCTGATGATCACCGATGAGATCGATGAAGCCTACTTTAACAGTCATCGCATTTTAGTCATGCGCAAGGGTGAGATCGTCGCGGAACTCCTCCCGGAAAAGACCTCGGAAGCCGCGCTGGCGGAGGTGGTCAATGGTTAA
- a CDS encoding ABC transporter permease, with protein MVNKFGIKTHELFLGLTILVIGGYLSFASSDFLTLGNIYDLINNYAMLTILACGLFIVLISGGIDISFPAMTIISQYVMVTLIQGTTGNFALAFALAGGLGLLLGLINATLVNRLNVPSIIITISTLNIFYGLLLYLTKGVWLYSYPEWFEEGVMLFKFTAADGYDYGLSLPILTLLAVVALTGFIMNKTSVGRMIYAMGGNREAASRMGFGIFKMQLFVYGYMGLMSGVAGVVQSATVLTVAPDSLLGYELTVLAAVVLGGTSIVGGRGTLLGTLLGVILLAVLQNGLNLLGISSYWHTVVTGVVIVTSISMTAWSQRKGQGVIV; from the coding sequence ATGGTTAATAAATTCGGGATTAAAACCCACGAGCTGTTTTTAGGCCTGACCATTCTGGTGATTGGCGGCTATCTGTCGTTTGCCAGCAGCGATTTCCTGACGCTCGGCAATATCTATGATCTAATCAATAACTACGCCATGCTCACCATTCTGGCCTGCGGCTTGTTTATTGTGCTGATTTCCGGCGGGATCGATATCTCCTTTCCCGCCATGACCATCATTTCACAGTACGTGATGGTGACGCTGATTCAGGGTACCACCGGTAATTTTGCCCTCGCGTTTGCGCTGGCCGGGGGGCTGGGATTGCTGCTCGGGTTGATCAACGCCACGCTGGTCAACCGGCTCAACGTGCCTTCCATCATTATCACCATCTCAACCCTGAATATTTTTTACGGCCTGCTGCTCTACCTGACCAAAGGCGTCTGGCTCTACAGCTATCCTGAGTGGTTTGAAGAGGGGGTGATGCTATTCAAATTCACCGCCGCAGATGGCTACGATTATGGCTTAAGCCTGCCGATCCTCACCCTGCTGGCGGTGGTGGCGTTAACCGGCTTCATCATGAATAAAACCAGCGTCGGGCGGATGATTTATGCCATGGGCGGCAACCGGGAGGCGGCCTCCCGCATGGGATTTGGCATCTTTAAAATGCAGCTGTTTGTCTATGGCTACATGGGGCTGATGTCCGGGGTGGCAGGCGTAGTGCAATCCGCGACCGTCTTAACCGTCGCGCCCGACTCCCTGCTGGGCTACGAACTGACGGTACTCGCCGCCGTGGTGTTAGGCGGAACCAGTATCGTCGGCGGGCGCGGCACCTTACTCGGCACCCTGTTAGGGGTGATTTTACTCGCCGTGTTGCAGAACGGTCTTAACCTGTTAGGGATCTCTTCGTACTGGCATACGGTCGTTACCGGGGTGGTGATCGTCACCAGTATCAGTATGACGGCATGGAGTCAGCGTAAAGGTCAGGGAGTCATAGTATGA
- a CDS encoding ABC transporter permease translates to MSANKTQDRVEIYLSVLIAVVVIAFSFLIPSVFWSAANFQSIASQMPILGVLALAMAVTILTGGINLSIITTMNACGLVMAWVATHYPPTFSSMLLVIAAGLVMALAIGSVIGFLVAVVRVSPILATLGIMTLLKGINILISKGSAISNFPDYILVINSTNILGIPLPLLVFLAVVVVLWVILEKSAFGRTLYLIGSNEQATHYSGINTRKTLIWVYVLSSVLCVIAALLMMSKLNSAKASYGESYLLVSILAAVLGGVNPDGGFGKVFGMVMALILLQMLESGLNILGVSSYITMALWGGLLLAFIFLKGAQISRLFGKP, encoded by the coding sequence ATGAGCGCCAACAAAACCCAGGATCGCGTCGAGATTTACCTGAGCGTGTTAATCGCGGTGGTGGTGATTGCGTTCAGCTTCCTGATACCCTCGGTCTTCTGGTCAGCCGCTAACTTCCAGTCCATTGCCTCGCAAATGCCGATCCTCGGCGTGCTGGCCCTCGCGATGGCGGTGACGATCCTCACCGGGGGGATCAACCTGTCCATCATCACCACCATGAACGCCTGCGGGCTGGTGATGGCCTGGGTCGCTACCCATTATCCTCCAACCTTCAGCAGCATGCTGCTGGTGATTGCCGCCGGGTTAGTCATGGCCCTGGCGATCGGTTCGGTGATTGGATTTTTGGTTGCCGTGGTGCGGGTCTCGCCGATTTTAGCCACCCTTGGGATCATGACCCTGCTGAAAGGCATTAATATCCTCATCTCCAAAGGTTCGGCGATCTCTAACTTCCCGGACTATATTCTGGTGATTAACAGCACCAACATCCTCGGCATCCCGCTGCCGCTGCTGGTCTTTCTGGCGGTGGTGGTCGTACTGTGGGTGATCCTCGAAAAATCCGCCTTCGGGCGCACCCTCTACCTGATCGGCTCTAACGAGCAGGCGACCCACTACTCCGGGATTAACACCCGTAAAACCCTCATCTGGGTCTATGTGCTCTCCTCGGTGCTGTGCGTGATCGCCGCCCTGCTGATGATGTCGAAACTCAATTCAGCCAAGGCCTCTTACGGTGAATCTTATCTGCTGGTGTCGATTCTGGCGGCTGTACTGGGCGGGGTAAATCCGGATGGAGGCTTCGGTAAAGTCTTTGGCATGGTGATGGCGCTGATCCTGCTCCAGATGCTGGAGAGCGGCCTCAATATTCTGGGCGTGAGCAGCTACATCACCATGGCTCTGTGGGGCGGTTTGCTGTTAGCGTTTATTTTCCTGAAAGGGGCGCAGATCTCGCGTCTGTTTGGTAAACCCTGA